A window of Halobacillus naozhouensis genomic DNA:
CTCGGAGATGTGTTGAGGAAGTTCATTTCCATGACTGACTTTGAAACGGGGTGGATTTTTCTTGAAAATGAAGCGGGAGTGCAGCTTGTGGCGGATGATGGGCTTCCTCCTGCGTTAGCTCGCAATCAGAAGCAGAGGATGTGCGGGGAGGACTGCCATTGTGTATCGCGATATAAAAATGGCCGGTTGACGAAGGCTACAAGCATTATTGCCTGCAAGCGGATTGAACAGGCGCTTGAGGAAGGAAGCGAGGGGACAGATGGCATTACACACCATGCAACGGTGCCCTTGCAAACGCCGGAGAGATCATTTGGTCTGTTCAATGTCGCGATGAGACATAAGACAAGTTACTCTGAAGACCTGCAATTATTAGAGTCGATTGCGCTGCAGATTGGAACAGCGCTTGAACGAATCGAACGGTTTGAAGCGGAGGAAAAATGGAGCAGGCTGCTCATGAAATCGCACGAGTTAACGAAAAGCATCCAAGAGGCTGATACGTTACGTAGCTTACGAACCACTTTAGAACATGGATTGCAAGTAATGTACCCAAGATGTTCGGTTCAGTGGGCGAGCGGAGAAGTGGACGACGAAGCAGCTGATTCGTTCGGAAGTATGAGCCCACATCTGATCCCCATAAACGGGCGGTCTTTTTCTAAGTCAGAGGTGGAGATTTTTGAACTGGTGAAGGAATATAGTAGGGTAGCAGGGCGAAAACTGTTGCTTAATGAAAAAGAAAAAGTTATGGCCAGGAGAGAAGAAAGGTCGCGATTTGCCCAGGATTTACATGATTCCGTCAATCAATTGCTTTTTTCAATCGTGCTTACCTCAAAAGCAGCCAGCCGTTCAGCTGACTCGTTTCCTGCACTGCAAGAGCAAGTGGATTACATCCATGACATTTCTTCCCAAGCATTGAAGGAAATGCGCACATTAGTGACCGAAGAAAAGGGCGGCCGATTTAAAGAAGGAATACTGGCAGAATTACGCTCTTACGCAAACACGATTGGGCTTCGGTGTACCGTTGATTCTACGGGAACCACCTCTATTCCTTATGCTGTGGAGGAAACGCTGTTTCGGATTGGCCAAGAGGCACTGCATAATGTTTGGAAGCATGCCAAAGTTGACGTGGTCGAGGTCACATTACAAAAATTTCGTCACCAAGTGATTCTTGTGATCCATGATGAAGGGATAGGCTTTACGAATTCAGATTGTGGTGATCACTGTTTTGGGTTACCGGGGATGAACGAGAGAGCTGCCCAACATCGTGGCCAGGTTAAGATCACGAGTCAGCCCGATTGCGGGACAACGGTGCGGGTGGAGATACCCATAGAAGGGGGGAGAAGTTAACCATGATAAAGATTGTCATTGCTGATGACCACCAGGTCGTGAGAAAAGGACTGGTATTCTTCTTTCAAACTCAGGATGATATTGAAGTGGTTTATGAGGCGGCGAACGGCAAGGAAATCATTCATTATCTGGAAGATCATCCGGCTGATGTTGTGCTAATGGATATTCAAATGCCGCTGATGGATGGTATTGAAGCAACAACACAGCTTCGAAAGCAATTTCCAGCCATCAAAATAGTCATGCTTACGAGTTTTTCCGATTACGATACTGTAATTCCTGCGATTCAGGCAGGTGCTAACGGGTACCAAATGAAGGACATTGAGCCGGACCAATTGGCTGATGTGATTAGGCGAGTACATAAAGACGAAACAATGATTGATGCTAAAGCGGCTACCCAGCTGATGACACATGTGACGGGGGATCATCAACGGGAAGAAGAGAAGCGTCTTCAGGATTTAACGCGACGGGAAAAGGATGTACTGAAGGAGATTATGAAAGGATGCAGCAATAAGGAGATTGCTGATCATTTGTTTATTACCGAAAAAACAGTAAAAACACACTTATCGAACATATTCTCAAAACTGGAAGTTCACGACCGCACCCAGGCCGCCCTGTTTGGAGTCAAATACATGAAATAGTTCCTTACAATAAATCCCACCTCAGGTCATCCAGTTTCTGGATGACCTGAGGTGGTAATTTTATACATATAGGGAAGGCTGTGTCGTAGCTTGCGCGTGGTCGATATAGTGTAACAGGCTTTCATGGCTTTCGAGCAAGGTGGTCTCATGTCCGGGGTAGTGGAAAGCGTGAAGAAATGCTTCTATTTTCTTAGAGAGAAAATGGTCACGGGTTCTTACCATGAGAATAAGCAAATCGTCCCACTGTCCCCAGATCATGTAATGCAATGCTTTGTCATAATCTTGATAATACATGAATTTTCACTTCATCCTTCCTCAGAAAGGATTGTTTTTATTGTCTCCATGAAGGGTAAGAATGAATCAGAAAGTTCTTCACAGAAATGGAAAATTCGACAGTATTCTTTTTCAAAAAGGATTGGTATGATGGTATGGAAATGATTTACTTGGTAAGGATGGAAGGAGATATCAGTCATGGAAGAACGATATTGGCTATGGGTTAACCTTGGAGGAGTATGCGCATTTGGATTGTTTATCCTGATCAGTTTATGTACAGCCATTAACGGGCCTGCCCAGGGTGCCATCGTCATCATTAGTGAGATCATCGCTGTACTTAGTTTCATTTTTGCGGGAGTGACGCTGTATTACATAAAAGACCGGCAACGCTGGTTTGCGATTTCTGTACTCTCATTTATCGGTGTATGGATCGTATTTGGAATTGGCTACGAAGTTGGTGTGAATCAGGAAACGAATCATAGCTGGGTTTGGTTTTATTTATATTATGTTGTGTTTATTGCCAGCTTGGTCTTGCTGCGATATAGTTACGCCAAAATACAGGGACTATATAAATTGGCACCGGTATTTTTTATATTTTTTAATGCTATGCTGACTTTATACATGGTAACGATTCACATCTGGTTTATGCTCCCATTTGGTGACTGATCCAGCAGTCCTTTCTAGTATGAGAGGGCTGTTTTTTTATTCTGAAAAATTGTCATCTGATCTTTAGTCCTTGCTAAAGTTCTGTGAAATTTCATCTATGCAAATTTAGTATATAAGTTCCTCCAAGACACATACTACAAATAAGCTTGGAAGGAGGAATACACCATGAAAATAAAGGCAGTTGCACTTGGTCTTCTCGTTGCTTCTTCTCTCGTTGCTTGTCAAGCTGATGAAGAGCCTGGTAACGGCAACAATAATGAAGGTGCTCAAAATACGAGTTTTGAGCGAATGGCTGACGATATGAATAACCAAGGGAATAATAATAATGCAAACCGCGAAGATGATAACCGTATGGAAAATAAAGATGATAACCATATGGGAACTAGCAACGACAATAAGAATGGTGCTAACCAGCATGAGTATGATGTAGCGGAAAAGGCTGCGCAAAACATCGAAAAAAATGTTAAAGGCATTAACGAAGCGTATGTGTTAACGACAAACGATAATGCTTACGTGGCAGCGGTGCTTGATAACCAGAATGGTCAAGCGAAAGAAGAAGTTAGTAACAAGGTAGAGCAACAAATCACAAAGATTGTTAAAGAAGCGGATCAGGGTATCAACAACGTGTATATTTCCACAAATCCAGATTTTGTTGACTTAACAAATAACTACGTTAATGACGTAGGAAATGGTGAACCAATTCAAGGTTTCTTCCGTGAATTTGGCCGCATGACTGATCGTCTGTTTCCAGATGCTCAGTCATAATATAAACGGGATTCTCAGCAGAGAGAATCCCGTTTTTTTGTGGAGAAAATGGTGGTCTTGAATCACTTGCCCTCTCAGAATTGATAATTCCTTCCCTTTGTTGGACAGTTACATTTCATGTTCTTGCCAGTTCTTTCATATAGTAATGTAGGCAAAGCTTAAGGAGGGGGCATTTTTGAAACAAGAAGAACATCGTAATCTTGAGAAAGCGATACGCGAAATTACAGAGATTGCAGAAGGATTCGGTCTCGATTTCTACCCGATGCATTACGAGGTATGTCCAGATGACATTATTTATACATTTGGTGCTTATGGGATGCCAACACGGTTTTCGCACTGGAGTTTCGGAAAACAGTACTATAAGATGAAGCTGCAATATGATCTGGGCTTAAGTAAAATATACGAGCTTGTCATTAATTCTAATCCGTGTTATGCCTTTTTATTAAATTCAAATAGTCTGATTCAAAATAAACTAATTGTGGCGCACGTTTTGGCTCACTGTGACTTTTTCAAAAATAATGCACGTTTCCAAAATACAAAACGTGATATGGTCGAAAGTATGTCAGCTACAGCTGAGCGAATTACGGCGTATGAAAAGTTATATGGCAAGGAAGAAGTAGAAACATTCCTGGATGCTGTGCTCGCTATTCAAGAGCATATTGATCCGTCGCTCGTACGCCCGAAGCTGTCCTGGAGTGTCGAGGAAGAAGCCGAAGAAGAAGAGACGGGGCATACGAAACCAAGTACACCTTATGATGATTTGTGGAAGATCGGGGAATCACCGGATCAAGGACCTAAATTTAAAAGGAAGAAGAAATTCCCGCCACAGCCTGAGAAGGATTTATTGTTATTTATTGAACAACATAGCCGAGAACTGGATGATTGGCAGCGTGATATCTTAACAATGATGCGGGAAGAAATGCTTTATTTCTGGCCACAGCTTGAAACGAAGATTATGAATGAGGGCTGGGCGTCGTATTGGCATGCGAGGATCCTCAGGGAGCTGGATTTGACTAGTGATGAGGTTGTTGATTTTGCGAATCTGAATGCGAGTGTCGTTCAGCCGTCCAAAACACAATTGAATCCGTACTATCTAGGGTTGAAGATTTTCGAAGACATTGAAGAACGGTATAATAACCCAACCGATGAAATGAAAATGCACGGGATTGAGGAAGGAACAGGACGAGAGAAGATCTTTGAAGTTCGAGAAATTGAGTCGGACCAGAGCTTTATTCGTAATTATTTAACAAAGGATTTAGTCAAACAAGAGGATATGTATTTATTCCAAAAGCAAGGGCAGAAGTATAAAATTACCGATAAAGATCATGAGACAGTAAGAGATCAATTAATTACGATGCGTGTGAATGGTGGTTTTCCTTATCTTACAGTCCAAAATGGTGACTACATGAAAAACGGGGAACTGTATTTGAAACATCATTTTGAAGAAGTGGAACTGGATATATCGTATTTAGAAAAAACGCTTCCTTACATTTATCAGTTGTGGGGACGGCCCGTGCATATGGAAACCGTCATCGAAGATCGGAACGTAGCCTTTAATTATAGTGGCAAGAAGATCCAAAAGAAATACTTGTAAACACTGATTCCCAATAAAACCCACCTCAGGTCATCCAGTTTCTGGATGACCTGAGGTGGGTTTTATTGGGATATCTTATGGGTATATTGTAGGGTATTGATGAGATTTTTGATTTTGTTCCTATATGATATGATTTTTTGGTAAACTAGTCGTTAAACAAGAAGTGAAACTTTAGGAGGTTAAAGTGATGAGTGTGTATGATTATGTGCTGACAGAGTCCGATTTTGTTCATAAAGATGATTTGCACTACCCGTTTGAAGAAAGAGGTCTTCAGTTCGGTGATGGAATATATGAAGTCATTCGTGTTTATAATGGTAAGTATTATTTAATTGATGAACATGTGGAGCGGCTATACCGTTCAGCTGATGCTGTTAAATTAAAGATGCCATTTTCAAAAGAGGAAATGTATCAACAGCTGGATGCCCTTCTGCAAAAAAACGAAATTCAGAATGACGCTAAAGTGTATATGCAAATCACTCGTGGTTCAGCGCCCAGAGACCACGCTTTTCCTCTTAACGTCAAGTCTAATTTATATGCCTACGTTCAGGATCTTTCTAGAAAAATGGACTTCATGGCAGAAGGGGTATCCGCTATTACGAGACCTGATGTTCGCTGGGACTGGTGTTACATTAAAAGCTTGAACTTACTGCCAAACGTAATCGCAAAGCAGGAAGCGAGTGAACAGGGCTGTTTTGAAGCGATTCTTCATAAAGATGGAGAAGTGACAGAATGCAGTTCCTCAAACGTGTATATGGTTCGTGATGGTAAAGTTTATACACATCCTGCTAAAGAAAACATTCTCCACGGCTGTGTGCGCACACGTATGAAACAGTTTTGCGAAGATGAAAGCATTCCATTTGTGGAAGAACCGTTCCGTGTCGAAGATATCCAAGACGCTGATGAGTTGTTTTTAACAAGCAGTACAGCTGAAGTGATGCCAATTGTGCAAGTGGACGGGAAGGCTGTAGAGGGTGGCCAGGTTGGGTCCATCACAAGAAAACTGCAGCACAAGTACGAGCAGGATGCAGGTATTAAAGAATCCCAATCCATGTTTTCGCATGTAAAGGCCCAGTAATTTAAGTAGTATCCCTGTAGGAATGGAGGGTGTTTTTTGAAAAAAGTTAATTTGGAAATGAGTCAAGAGCAATACGAAAAACTAGTAGAGACAGTATTCCTTGGGACATGGATGGTCAATTCAACACAACTCGAACTGGACGAAGCATTCGAAGATGTCCGCAGCCTGGTTCTCTCTAAATACAAAGAGGCAGGGCTTGAGGATAAGATAACTTATGAGGAAACTTTCGATGTCCATGACCTAGCTGTTGAATATGAAAATGAGCTGCTTGATAAATATGTGGAAGAATACGACGAATTCAGCTTTTGGGATAAACTGATTGAAAAGTTATCGGAGAAAAAACTAATCAAGGAGTTTGGCCCGCTTCCTGATTCGTTAACGGAAGAAATGGTTGCCAAACGCGTTCAATATGAAGAAGAAATCGAAAAAGAACTTGAAGAGCGAGGTCTTACAAATCTTAATCTGAAAGCATAATAACAAGCGTGAACCTACAGATAGGTTCACGCTTGTTTTATCGCCTCCTCAGTCGTGTCTATCGGGGCGCCTGCTTTTTTGCCTTTTGAGGATGGCTCCAAAGCCTGACAATCGGCCGGGCTCCCTGGTAAGCCGCTTGGATAAAGGGACCTAACAATAAGGCGACAATCAAAGTGCCTATGCCTACAGGTGCTCCAAGCAAAAAGCCGATTAGAGCCATACCTGACTCCGTGAAAATTCGGACAGAGCTTTTAGATTGATTCGTTTTTTCATTCATAATCATCATAAAGTGATCAAGTGGAATACGCGGGAAAGGGGTTCGTAAATAAATCGCAATTCCAACGGCAGTAGCGACCAGCCCCAGGGTAAAGATGCCCCATTGCGTCCACCATACTTCAAAGGAAGCGTGATCAAGTGTTCCATAAAGAAAGATGTCAAGTGTTCGTCCACGTAATATAATTGGAAGTAATGATTCAAATTGCGGCCGCTTACGTTCAATCCAGGCATTGACGAGGAGCAAAATGACAAACGCAATGATCATAACGCTCCCTACTGTAATCGGTGCGTGTCTCGAAATACCAACAGCCACACTATCTCCCGGGCCTACACCTAGACCTGATTTAATAATCAGCGCGAGTCCAAGACTTGAAATCACTAACCCCACAACGTATATAATAAATAAATAAAAGTACTTCATCGTTGCCACCTTCAGTCTGCACTGTGCTTTTTTAATCATATACGTTGATTTCACAGATGTAAACCATTCTATGTTTTGAACGGGCCTATAAGGGAATTTTAAGACCACAAGAACGTTAAGGAGGACCACAACATGCAATATGCGATTGTTACAGGAGATTCAAGAGGGCTGGGAGAAGCAATTGCCCAACAGTTTCTGGAAAAATCGATTCACGTTATAGGGGTGTCCAGGCATGCTAACGAGCAACTGAGTCAGTTAGCTGATCGGTACGAAAGGAACTACACACACGTGGCTTGTGATTTTAGTGATCAGAATCAACTGGGGAAGGGAATCAATGAAGTGATGAGGCATGCTACAAAAGGGGATGCCCACTCCATTTATCTTGTGAATAATGCTGGTGTCATTGAGCCGATTGATACCGTGGGAAATTTCCATGTGAAAGATGTAAGCCGTCACTTTATGGTTAACGTTACAGCACCGATTATGTTCACCAATTCTTTATTGAAGGAAGCCAATGAACATGACATTAAGACGTCAATTATAAACATCACTTCTGGAGCTGCGGAAAAATCGGTCCATGGCTGGAGTGTCTACAGCAGCTCCAAGGCTGCCATGAACCGCTTTACTGAAACCACAGCCTTAGAGCAAGAAATGGCCGGACATGAACACAAGATTTTTGCCTATAGTCCTGGCGTGGTTGATACAGATATGCAAAAAGAAATCCGCTCTTCCAAGGAGTCGGCATTTGCGGACCTTGATAAGTTCAAGTCCTTGAAAGAGGAAGGGAAACTGAACTCTCCAAAAACGGTAGCTGCGGTTTTAATGGATTTACTAGATGATTACTCTTCCATTGAAAGCGGACAGGTCTACAAGCTTTACGATTTGATCGACAGGTAAAAAACTGAGCTGAGCTTAGGCTTGTAAAGGATGTTTCGCTTATCAACAGAACGGTAAAATACATGAGTAGATGGGTAACCATTTTGAGGAGGGTCTATCACTATGAACAACTTGCACAACGCGCTAAAAGAGAAAGTCGGATTCGGCACAGCACCTCTTGGAAATATGTTTCGTGAGGTTTCAGAGGAAGAAGCCCAGGAAACCATTGAGACTGCCTGGAATCAAGGCATTCGTTATTATGATACAGCACCTTTGTATGGTGCTGGTTTATCGGAACTGCGATTAGGCGAAGCTTTATCCAACTATAATCGAGATGACTATATGATTAGCACAAAAGTAGGGCGCGTCATTTCAAACGAAGCTGAGGAGAAAGAAGGGCTATTTGAAGACGCACGTAAAAACAAAGTGATTACTGATTACACCGAAGACGCCACGCTCCGCTCGATTGAGCAAAGTCTGGAGCGCCTTAAAACGGATCACTTGGATATTGTTTATGTACATGACATTTCGCCTGATTTTCACGGAGATGAATGGATTTCAAAATTTGATGAGGCGAGAAAAGGAGCATTCCGCGTGCTAACGCGCCTTCGCGAAGAGGGGGTAATCAAGTCCTGGGGAATCGGAGTCAATACGACCGAACCCATAGAACTTGCGTTGGAATTAGAAGAAGCAAATCCAGACCTATGTTTGCAGGCAACCAACTACACGCTTCTCAATCATGAGCGTGCCTTGCAGCGATTAATGCCAACTGCACAAGAAAAGGGTGTTGGCATTGTGGTCGGCAGTCCCTACAATTCAGGCGTCTTACTTGGAGGTTCTCATTATAACTATGAAAAAGCACCTTCAGAAATCCTGGCAAAAGTAGAGCAGCTAAATGAGATTGCCCGGGACCACAACGTTAGCTTAAAAGCAGCTGCCCTTCAATTTTCAACAGCACATCCAGCGGTCACCTCCGTTATCCCAGGTTCTACTCGTCCAGATCGAATTAAAGAAGACCTAGCTGCTATGAGAACGGAGATCCCATCTTCCTTCTGGCAGGAACTAGTAGAAAAACAATTTATCTCACCGCAGGCTCCGCTGCCCATAAGAAAGTGAGCAATATAATTATTTAATTACCTTATTTATATAAAAACTACTTGGCACACCAAGTAGTTTTTATTACTTTTAATTGATGCTGTAGACGATTTTTTAACGTAAAACAATTGAGACTTTGCCAGCCTGACTTATTTGTATGAATTCACTTTTTACTAGTGAAGTGCGACAGTTATCGTCACTTTGTCAGCATTCACTTCAAGCGATACTGAACCGCCGATTGGAAAAGTGAATTGAGGTGTCGTATGCCCGAAGCTGGCTTGTGCAACAACAGGAATGCGCAAAAGCTCAGGCTTAGAGTGGATGATCTGTTTAAGGTCATCCAGCCTGACGTTTGAAGCTTTTTGAAAACGTCCAATCACGAGGCCGCGCACTTGATCGAAATTCGGCTGATGAATTAATGATTGCAGATCACGATCGAAAGTAGGAACATTCGTTAGTAAATCATCTTCCAGAAATAAAATTTTTCCTTCAAGGGAAGGCATGTATTCAGTACCTTGCAGAAGATTCAAGGTACATAAATTACCTCCAATGCTCACTCCGTCTGCACGTCCCTCATGGATAACAGCATATCCCTCATGAAGGTGAAAGCAGCGGTTCTCCTGATCCATGTACCATCCGTCGTCACTCCAATGATTGGCGGGCTGAAGTTCCACAGAATTTGAGTCCATCAGGATTCTTTTGAAATACTCCGCTGTGTATTCAATTCCTTTTTCCATACCGAATGTTGAAAAATGAGGTCCTGAATAAGTAACTAAGCCCGACTTTTTGTAAATAGCATTCGCCAAGGCTGTAATGTCTGAAAATCCGCACAAAATCTTAGGGTGATCAGCAATGAGGTCATAATCCAAGTATTGAAGCAGCTGATTGCTGTTGTACCCTCCAATCGTTGTAAGGATGGCTTTTATTTGTGGATCTTTAAAAGCATCATGAATGTCAGCTGCACGTTGCTCAATAGAGGCATGCTCTTCATAGGCGTGCTTACTGAAGGAAATCGCAAGCCCCAATTGCTTAAAGCGCTGGATGGCGAGATCGCGCTGATCATCAGCGATCATAGCCATACTTTCAGCAGGGGAGATGACGCGAACTTCGTCGCCATCTTTGAGTTTTGGTGGAATCATTTTAGATCACTCGCTTTCCATTAACTTTTTGGAAAATTAAAAATGCACTACTTAATTACTCATCATATAATAAGACTGACTTGATTAGAAGGGACAATGAGAGAATATTCTGTTGCTTAGATGAGGATGAGGTCGCTAAATTGAATTTGTAAAACTATTGTACAAATGATGGAAATTTGAAATAATAGAGTACTTATAAAGGCGTCGGAAAGAAGAGAATCCATTTATTCGGTGGGATTCAAATAAACAGGAGAATGGGGAGCTTTCATGTTTACTTTGAACGTAAAGGAAGATTTATCACTTAAACTACTTGAAAAAAAAGATGCGAAAGAATTGTTTTCACTGGTAGATGAGTCAAGAGATTATCTGAGGGAATGGCTGCCATGGGTTGAGGACATAAAGCAGGAAAAGGATTATGGGCCAGTCATTGACATGTGGCTGCAGCAATTTTCCTCTCAGGAAGGATTGCAAGCAGGGATTCTCTACAAAGGAGAATTAGCGGGTGTAGCTGGATTCAACAAGATTGATTGGTCAAACAGAAAAACGAGCATCGGTTACTGGTTATCAGAAAAGTACCAGGGCCGCGGAATTGTAACAACTGTAGTGAAGGCACTCATAGACTGTGCTTTTGCAGAATATCATCTGAATCGTGTTGAAATAGAGTGTGGCGTCGATAATGAAAAGAGTAGAGCTATTCCAGAGAGAATTGGATTCAGGCAAGAAGGAATTATTAGGGAAGCTGAATATTTGTATGATCATTTTCATGACTTAGCTTTATACAGTATTCTTGCAAAGGAATGGAAGGCTTTGAGCTGACTAAAGGACTGTTTACAAAAAGATAGAGATCCGATTTTGAAAGGAAGACAGAGATGATACATAGAATGGGAATGTATAGTGAGTATTGAAACCTACACTCCAGAGCAGGAAAAACAATGGGGTGCCCTAGCAATAAGAATTGAAAATTAATTGGATAAGGCGGCCAGGAATATGGAGGTTATTTTAGAGGAAGCAACAAAAGAGGATGCACAATCTATATTAGATAATCAAGTTAGAGCTTTTAAGCCAATATTAGAAAAGTATGAGGACTATGAAACAAATCCAGCCAATGAATCGATTGAGAAAGTTGTTTCTAGAATTCGCTATTCAAAGGGTGCGTTTTATAAAATATTATCTGACAAAATCCTTGTAGGAGCTATTAGCGTACTTTGGGAGGGGGACGAATATTGGATAAGTCCAATGTTTATCCTGCCTGAATATCAAGGTAAGGGAATTGCTCAAACCATTATCAATCGTATAGAAAATTTATACCCTGCTGCTGCTAGTTGGCAGTTAGCTACTATTTTAGAAGAAAGGCGTAATTGTCATCTATACGAAAAGATGGGTTACTATAAAACAGGCTTAAATAAGAAATTAAACGAAAAAACAACCCTTATATTTTATAAAAAGACTGTATAAAGTGTGGAGGACAGATTTACAAAATATTGAAGATACCAGTCAAGGAGGACTTGGTTGATTTAGTAGGAATTAGGAACTTGTTCATGGGGAGGGGATACAGTGCCAAAAACTATACCAGGAAGGTTATCAGCATTAATGATCGTTGTGTTTATCATTCAATTTGTAGCTTTTTTATTTACTCTTACAATGAACGGGTTCGGAGCAATTGTGGGATTCATTCAAGTTACACCTTTCACGTCTTTATTAGGTCTTATGTTTGGGGTTATAGGGGCTCAGAAAGAGAAGGGGAAGGCTAAAACTATCCCTGTGATCAGCTTGTCGGTTGGAGTTCTTTATGTAATCTTCTGGTTGTACTTTTTGTATGGG
This region includes:
- the dat gene encoding D-amino-acid transaminase, which translates into the protein MSVYDYVLTESDFVHKDDLHYPFEERGLQFGDGIYEVIRVYNGKYYLIDEHVERLYRSADAVKLKMPFSKEEMYQQLDALLQKNEIQNDAKVYMQITRGSAPRDHAFPLNVKSNLYAYVQDLSRKMDFMAEGVSAITRPDVRWDWCYIKSLNLLPNVIAKQEASEQGCFEAILHKDGEVTECSSSNVYMVRDGKVYTHPAKENILHGCVRTRMKQFCEDESIPFVEEPFRVEDIQDADELFLTSSTAEVMPIVQVDGKAVEGGQVGSITRKLQHKYEQDAGIKESQSMFSHVKAQ
- a CDS encoding SpoVR family protein, producing the protein MKQEEHRNLEKAIREITEIAEGFGLDFYPMHYEVCPDDIIYTFGAYGMPTRFSHWSFGKQYYKMKLQYDLGLSKIYELVINSNPCYAFLLNSNSLIQNKLIVAHVLAHCDFFKNNARFQNTKRDMVESMSATAERITAYEKLYGKEEVETFLDAVLAIQEHIDPSLVRPKLSWSVEEEAEEEETGHTKPSTPYDDLWKIGESPDQGPKFKRKKKFPPQPEKDLLLFIEQHSRELDDWQRDILTMMREEMLYFWPQLETKIMNEGWASYWHARILRELDLTSDEVVDFANLNASVVQPSKTQLNPYYLGLKIFEDIEERYNNPTDEMKMHGIEEGTGREKIFEVREIESDQSFIRNYLTKDLVKQEDMYLFQKQGQKYKITDKDHETVRDQLITMRVNGGFPYLTVQNGDYMKNGELYLKHHFEEVELDISYLEKTLPYIYQLWGRPVHMETVIEDRNVAFNYSGKKIQKKYL
- a CDS encoding response regulator transcription factor; this translates as MIKIVIADDHQVVRKGLVFFFQTQDDIEVVYEAANGKEIIHYLEDHPADVVLMDIQMPLMDGIEATTQLRKQFPAIKIVMLTSFSDYDTVIPAIQAGANGYQMKDIEPDQLADVIRRVHKDETMIDAKAATQLMTHVTGDHQREEEKRLQDLTRREKDVLKEIMKGCSNKEIADHLFITEKTVKTHLSNIFSKLEVHDRTQAALFGVKYMK
- a CDS encoding YhcN/YlaJ family sporulation lipoprotein yields the protein MKIKAVALGLLVASSLVACQADEEPGNGNNNEGAQNTSFERMADDMNNQGNNNNANREDDNRMENKDDNHMGTSNDNKNGANQHEYDVAEKAAQNIEKNVKGINEAYVLTTNDNAYVAAVLDNQNGQAKEEVSNKVEQQITKIVKEADQGINNVYISTNPDFVDLTNNYVNDVGNGEPIQGFFREFGRMTDRLFPDAQS
- a CDS encoding GAF domain-containing sensor histidine kinase, whose product is MHDSSSQLETLKNIAELLNESTNKEVLGDVLRKFISMTDFETGWIFLENEAGVQLVADDGLPPALARNQKQRMCGEDCHCVSRYKNGRLTKATSIIACKRIEQALEEGSEGTDGITHHATVPLQTPERSFGLFNVAMRHKTSYSEDLQLLESIALQIGTALERIERFEAEEKWSRLLMKSHELTKSIQEADTLRSLRTTLEHGLQVMYPRCSVQWASGEVDDEAADSFGSMSPHLIPINGRSFSKSEVEIFELVKEYSRVAGRKLLLNEKEKVMARREERSRFAQDLHDSVNQLLFSIVLTSKAASRSADSFPALQEQVDYIHDISSQALKEMRTLVTEEKGGRFKEGILAELRSYANTIGLRCTVDSTGTTSIPYAVEETLFRIGQEALHNVWKHAKVDVVEVTLQKFRHQVILVIHDEGIGFTNSDCGDHCFGLPGMNERAAQHRGQVKITSQPDCGTTVRVEIPIEGGRS
- a CDS encoding S66 family peptidase, translated to MIPPKLKDGDEVRVISPAESMAMIADDQRDLAIQRFKQLGLAISFSKHAYEEHASIEQRAADIHDAFKDPQIKAILTTIGGYNSNQLLQYLDYDLIADHPKILCGFSDITALANAIYKKSGLVTYSGPHFSTFGMEKGIEYTAEYFKRILMDSNSVELQPANHWSDDGWYMDQENRCFHLHEGYAVIHEGRADGVSIGGNLCTLNLLQGTEYMPSLEGKILFLEDDLLTNVPTFDRDLQSLIHQPNFDQVRGLVIGRFQKASNVRLDDLKQIIHSKPELLRIPVVAQASFGHTTPQFTFPIGGSVSLEVNADKVTITVALH
- a CDS encoding YhdB family protein, which encodes MYYQDYDKALHYMIWGQWDDLLILMVRTRDHFLSKKIEAFLHAFHYPGHETTLLESHESLLHYIDHAQATTQPSLYV
- a CDS encoding (S)-benzoin forming benzil reductase — translated: MQYAIVTGDSRGLGEAIAQQFLEKSIHVIGVSRHANEQLSQLADRYERNYTHVACDFSDQNQLGKGINEVMRHATKGDAHSIYLVNNAGVIEPIDTVGNFHVKDVSRHFMVNVTAPIMFTNSLLKEANEHDIKTSIINITSGAAEKSVHGWSVYSSSKAAMNRFTETTALEQEMAGHEHKIFAYSPGVVDTDMQKEIRSSKESAFADLDKFKSLKEEGKLNSPKTVAAVLMDLLDDYSSIESGQVYKLYDLIDR
- a CDS encoding YczE/YyaS/YitT family protein, encoding MIKKAQCRLKVATMKYFYLFIIYVVGLVISSLGLALIIKSGLGVGPGDSVAVGISRHAPITVGSVMIIAFVILLLVNAWIERKRPQFESLLPIILRGRTLDIFLYGTLDHASFEVWWTQWGIFTLGLVATAVGIAIYLRTPFPRIPLDHFMMIMNEKTNQSKSSVRIFTESGMALIGFLLGAPVGIGTLIVALLLGPFIQAAYQGARPIVRLWSHPQKAKKQAPR
- a CDS encoding aldo/keto reductase, with product MNNLHNALKEKVGFGTAPLGNMFREVSEEEAQETIETAWNQGIRYYDTAPLYGAGLSELRLGEALSNYNRDDYMISTKVGRVISNEAEEKEGLFEDARKNKVITDYTEDATLRSIEQSLERLKTDHLDIVYVHDISPDFHGDEWISKFDEARKGAFRVLTRLREEGVIKSWGIGVNTTEPIELALELEEANPDLCLQATNYTLLNHERALQRLMPTAQEKGVGIVVGSPYNSGVLLGGSHYNYEKAPSEILAKVEQLNEIARDHNVSLKAAALQFSTAHPAVTSVIPGSTRPDRIKEDLAAMRTEIPSSFWQELVEKQFISPQAPLPIRK